One window from the genome of Diospyros lotus cultivar Yz01 chromosome 11, ASM1463336v1, whole genome shotgun sequence encodes:
- the LOC127813708 gene encoding pectinesterase inhibitor-like yields MHVYMICLHQAIDTFTGTMASNLVSLLPMLLVLSCVVADRTSTEAYLKRICSKTIDPSFCTQALKSDPRSATADLRGLAEIAVRLSEASAEKTLKLARSLAKSAASPELKERYASCAKIYDRIVGYVEGAGEALRSEDYQSMSIETSEAMSLVFNCGEEIESSDRSPLPQMNQEMNDLASIVYEASMIL; encoded by the coding sequence atgcatgtatatatgattTGTCTTCACCAAGCAATCGACACATTTACCGGAACAATGGCGAGTAATCTGGTCTCCTTGCTCCCAATGTTGCTAGTGCTTTCGTGCGTCGTCGCCGATCGCACATCCACAGAGGCCTATCTCAAACGTATTTGCTCCAAGACGATCGACCCTAGCTTCTGCACGCAAGCTTTGAAATCCGATCCCCGCAGCGCCACCGCAGATCTCCGCGGCCTGGCCGAGATCGCCGTCCGTTTGTCGGAAGCCAGCGCCGAGAAAACGTTGAAGCTGGCTCGATCCCTGGCTAAATCGGCGGCGAGTCCTGAGCTGAAGGAGAGATATGCTTCGTGCGCGAAGATATACGATAGGATCGTTGGATACGTGGAAGGCGCGGGAGAAGCGTTGAGGTCGGAGGACTACCAGAGCATGAGCATTGAAACTTCGGAGGCCATGTCTCTGGTTTTCAATTGCGGAGAAGAAATCGAATCGTCCGACCGGTCTCCGCTGCCGCAGATGAATCAGGAAATGAATGATCTTGCTAGTATTGTTTACGAGGCATCCATGATTCTCTGA
- the LOC127813706 gene encoding uncharacterized protein LOC127813706, which yields MQSPCHRDASKACFHGCFPAPFSGEQLQHPNPSRSGGASPRQDFVAATASSLHPVDTTRFTNHESLPSLPQAFSYFTTSFPHYSHTSKADQIRAQHYFHLSLSNHVCLDYLGHCLFSYSQHLIPPNPSSIASSSSSPPAPLPPSLDPNYSSISNKVPFFDIVYKSVSLSSQVLHGGGEKSQFEARIRRRIMGFMNISEEDYSLVFTTNKSSAFRVLADSYPFHLNGNLVTVYDHDSEAVEAMVKSAKKRGARVGSAEFSWPSLRIQTRKLRKMVASKGKKRKRPGLFVFPLQSGTSGARYPYLWISLAQENGWHILLDASALGAKDMDTLGLSLFQPDFIICSFFKVFGHNPSGFGCLFVKKSTAKSVFSSTAAASTGIVSLIAIRQQSSDDRHHQEISQATLEEKGKEIVEGIVDKPSSGSSSGGSTSSSDHHHHQLEFNGLDDADSLGLILISSRSRYLVNWLVNALTSLQHPHSSSEENRGLPLVRIYGPKIRIGRGPAVAFNVYDWKGEKVEATLVQRLADRNNISISCGFLKNIWFSDKYEQERERHLEMKKRSRTREGRGGEEEEEGITIASSSGGGVGGGGGDGINVLTVCIGFLSNFEDMYRVWAFVARFLDADFVEKERWRYLTLNQTTVEL from the coding sequence atGCAATCCCCTTGCCATAGAGATGCCTCCAAAGCATGCTTCCATGGCTGCTTTCCGGCCCCCTTTTCGGGCGAGCAGCTGCAGCACCCAAATCCCTCCAGGTCCGGCGGCGCCTCTCCCCGGCAGGACTTCGTGGCCGCCACCGCTTCCTCCCTCCACCCAGTAGACACCACCCGTTTCACCAACCACGAGTCCCTGCCTTCTCTGCCCCAAGCATTTTCCTACTTCACCACTTCATTTCCCCACTACTCCCACACCTCTAAAGCCGATCAAATCAGAGCCCAGCACTacttccatctctctctctccaaccaTGTCTGCCTCGATTACCTTGGCCACTGCCTCTTCTCCTATTCTCAGCACCTGATTCCTCCCAATCCCTCTTCAATTGCctcttcgtcttcgtctccACCTGCTCCTCTTCCTCCATCTCTGGATCCTAATTATTCTTCAATTTCAAACAAAGTTCCCTTCTTTGACATCGTCTACAAGTCAGTCAGTCTAAGTTCCCAAGTTTTACACGGCGGCGGCGAAAAGTCACAATTCGAAGCCAGAATCCGGAGAAGAATCATGGGCTTCATGAACATCTCAGAAGAGGATTACTCCCTGGTTTTCACAACCAACAAGTCATCCGCCTTCAGGGTTCTAGCAGACTCTTATCCATTCCACTTGAATGGGAACCTTGTTACTGTGTACGACCATGACAGCGAGGCAGTGGAAGCCATGGTCAAAAGCGCCAAGAAGCGAGGCGCCCGGGTCGGGTCGGCCGAGTTCTCGTGGCCGAGCTTGAGGATCCAAACCAGGAAATTGAGGAAGATGGTGGCGAGCAaggggaagaaaaggaaaaggccGGGGCTGTTCGTTTTCCCCCTTCAATCCGGGACCAGTGGAGCGCGGTATCCGTATCTGTGGATAAGCTTGGCTCAGGAAAACGGGTGGCATATATTGCTCGACGCAAGCGCATTGGGAGCCAAGGACATGGATACCCTGGGCCTCTCCCTCTTCCAGCCGGACTTCATCATCTGCTCCTTCTTCAAAGTCTTCGGGCACAACCCGTCTGGCTTCGGCTGCCTCTTCGTCAAGAAGTCGACTGCTAAATCAGTGTTCAGCTCCACCGCAGCCGCAAGCACTGGAATTGTGAGTCTAATTGCAATCCGGCAGCAGAGTAGCGATGATCGTCATCATCAGGAAATTTCTCAAGCAACACTAGAAGAAAAAGGTAAAGAAATTGTGGAAGGGATAGTGGATAAGCCCAGTAGCGGCAGCAGCAGCGGTGGTAGTACGTCGTCGtcagatcatcatcatcatcagttgGAATTCAACGGTTTGGATGATGCAGATTCATTGGGGCTGATATTGATCAGTAGCAGGTCGAGGTACCTGGTCAACTGGTTGGTGAATGCATTGACGAGCCTTCAACACCCGCATTCATCATCAGAAGAAAACAGGGGCCTCCCATTGGTCAGAATCTACGGGCCAAAGATCAGGATAGGCCGAGGACCCGCTGTGGCCTTCAACGTGTATGACTGGAAAGGGGAGAAGGTGGAAGCCACACTGGTTCAGAGGCTGGCCGATAGGAACAATATCTCCATCAGCTGTGGGTTCTTGAAGAATATTTGGTTCTCTGACAAGTACGAACAAGAGAGGGAGAGACATTtggagatgaagaagagaagtaGAACCAGGgaaggaagaggaggagaagaagaagaagaaggaattaCTATTGCTAGTAGTAGTGGTGGTGGAGTGGGAGGAGGAGGTGGAGACGGGATAAATGTATTGACGGTGTGCATTGGGTTCCTCAGCAACTTCGAAGACATGTACAGGGTTTGGGCGTTTGTGGCCAGGTTTCTGGACGCCGACTTCGTCGAGAAGGAGCGGTGGCGATACCTCACTCTCAATCAAACCACCGTTGAACTTTAA
- the LOC127813186 gene encoding uncharacterized protein LOC127813186 — protein sequence MESSNNNQEFLMVREEHGFGRSNDQNHLLINNPPNASSSSSSSSSSVLVHNNCHPMTVKLSLQGREVIVSSDDKPPLGLTLTKTPYFLGTQLSQASSRRSASSSPSASSSSSETHHNNPIILQRFQAQTTTPTPTNQFQSPHHHPASDKLKASNFPAMFIKIGSWQRVAMNEGELVGKIYYAKRKIVWEVLDGALKSKIEIQWPDIEGIKAIIPDDDGHDAQAAGVLELELNQPPRFFRETKRQPRKPTLWTPSTDFTGGQAPICRRHLIKFPGGLLNKPYEKLLQCDPRLLELSRQPFPRIRSPYFHLEYDNTFNFISSSPAAAAAGGAHTSWLQQQYCPLPASSPLPVSPHPLMLQNLNPIRALWDSNDPTSQRAAATYSNVSNHHWDQGATNINIVEDTSFYSRDQDHIIQGLPHFSSSAAATLLQEQAANYGAAAPNTLASLQGDIERLFKGDSQSLSLDEGVLMEPFNAPDNNGLINDDLQQQQYKPEELINGEIFRADGGLLCPQPLHGLPPQTSNDENGMMPLPNDIDYYYYYASSYTDAGYGIQP from the exons atggaATCATCGAATAATAATCAAGAATTCCTCATGGTTCGTGAGGAACATGGATTTGGGAGGAGCAATGATCAGAACCACTTACTGATCAATAATCCACCtaatgcttcttcttcttcttcttcttcttcttcttctgtgttAGTCCACAACAACTGCCATCCCATGACGGTCAAGCTCTCTTTGCAG GGACGCGAAGTTATCGTCTCTTCGGACGACAAGCCTCCGCTGGGTTTGACCCTCACCAAAACGCCATATTTTCTGGGGACACAGCTATCCCAAGCGAGCAGCCGAAGatcagcttcttcttctccttctgcttcttcttcttcttctgagaCGCATCACAATAATCCCATCATCCTCCAAAGATTTCAAGCACAGACGACGACCCCGACCCCGACCAATCAGTTTCAGTCTCCTCATCACCACCCAGCGTCCGATAAGTTGAAGGCTTCAAACTTCCCCGCAATGTTCATCAAGATTGGTTCTTGGCAGAGGGTAGCCATGAATGAAGGAGAGTTGGTGGGAAAAATTTACTACGCCAAAAGGAAGATCGTTTGGGAAGTTTTAGATGGGGCCTTGAAGAGTAAGATTGAAATACAATGGCCGGATATTGAGGGAATTAAAGCCATCATCCCTGATGATGATGGTCATGATGCTCAAGCAGCAGGAGTACTAGAACTCGAG TTAAACCAGCCACCCCGCTTCTTCCGAGAGACTAAGCGGCAGCCCCGAAAGCCCACCCTTTGGACACCGTCGACGGATTTTACTGGAGGGCAAGCTCCCATATGCAG GAGGCACCTAATCAAGTTTCCCGGAGGACTTCTTAACAAACCCTATGAGAAGCTTCTGCAGTGCGATCCTCGGCTGTTGGAGCTCAGCCGGCAACCTTTCCCAAGGATCAGGTCTCCATACTTTCACTTGGAATATGATAATACCTTCAATTTCATATCATCATCACCAGCAGCAGCGGCAGCTGGAGGAGCCCATACCAGCTGGCTGCAACAGCAATACTGTCCTCTCCCTGCTTCCTCTCCATTACCAGTTTCTCCCCATCCATTAATGCTTCAGAATCTCAACCCTATTCGTGCTCTTTGGGACTCAAACGATCCGACTAGTCAAAGGGCTGCTGCCACGTACAGTAATGTTAGTAATCATCATTGGGATCAAGGAGCGACCAATATTAATATTGTCGAAGACACTTCTTTTTATTCGAGGGATCAGGATCACATTATTCAAGGGCtgccacatttctcatcatcaGCGGCGGCAACCCTACTACAAGAACAAGCAGCTAATTATGGAGCAGCTGCTCCCAACACTCTGGCCTCACTGCAGGGTGATATTGAACGGCTTTTCAAAGGTGATTCCCAATCTCTATCCTTGGACGAGGGAGTACTCATGGAGCCATTTAATGCTCCCGATAACAATGGACTGATCAATGACGacttgcagcagcagcagtatAAACCAgaagaattaattaatggcgAAATTTTCAGAGCGGATGGTGGCCTACTCTGCCCACAACCCCTCCACGGCTTACCTCCACAAACTTCTAATGATGAGAACGGAATGATGCCTCTTCCCAATgatattgattattattattattatgcatcGTCTTACACTGATGCTGGCTATGGGATCCAACCATAG